TATGGTATGTAGGGCGGTTGTGGTGCACATTCTCGCCTTTGAAGGTCTCGTTTTTCTCGTGGCGTGCCTTATATAACTTTCTGCCATTGGATCTTACCCTTCGTTGGAGGGGGTAGCCCTTCCTTCTCGGTGCCATTGTTGCTTCTCCCATGAGGAGTCTTTCTCTCACTTGTTCCTCACTGGCCCGGCTGCCTCTGAGGTCTGGGATTGGGCCAGCAGGCAATTTGGCGTACTAGACCTAATGCACTCCTCTCTCTCTGCAATGTTCATGTCTTGGTTGTGCTCTATTGGGTTGGGATCACTGGATCACATTCGTACGGCTATGCCAGCTATAGTAATTTGGTTTCTCTGGAAAGTGCGTAACCGAGCACGACATGAGGGTGTGCCGTTTCAGTCGCGACAGGTCATTCTGGACATTGAAAGCTTTGTGGTGCAGCTCGGTCAAGCTGGAGTCCTCATGCCTAAACATTTCATTAGGGACCTAGAGCATCCGTGGGCTCCAACCAAAGGGATACGTTCCAAGCGGTTCAAGGTTTGTGCTGTGGCCTGGTCGAGACCTCCACTCAACATGCTGAAGCTCAACACGGATGCTAGTGTCTTTGGTGCAAGAGCATCAGGTGGAGGGCTAGTTCGTGACCACACAGGGCACCTGATTTTTGCCTTTTATAAGGAGTTTGGGGAGGTGGATACTTTGACTGCAGAAGGCCTCTCCTTATGGCATGCTCTCTTGTATTGCAAGGAAAGGAATCTTACCGGCCTTCTCGCCGAGGTCGATTCGGAAGTCTTAGTTCATTTTTTGCTCTTTAGTGACACATCCAAATGGCCTTTGTGCTATACCTTGCATAGAATACAGAGTTTGTTAGTTGAATTGTCATCCACTGTGCGCCATATTTTTAGGGAGGCGAATAGTTGCGCAGACAAACTAGCAGGGGGAAAGCATCCAACAGACACTGTCTTCTCCTCGGTCCATCAACTTCCACCGACTGTTCGGGCAACCTTGCAACTGGATCGTTGGGAGGTCCCTTTTACCCGATCCTGGGTCGTCAAGTAGTAGTTCCTCTATTGTTCAGGGCCCTGTAGGCTCTTATTCCTTGCAGGCTTTGTAATGGCTTTACTCTCTCTAATAAAACAGGGGGTTGGCAGCCCCTCCCGCATTTGggttttgccaaaaaaaaaaaaaagcatgataTAGATACATAGGATCTGAAATCAATAAATACagcaaatctaaaaatttatACAAATAAAGATAAGCTCTAACATATTTTCCATCCAAATGAATCATTGTAGCCTCATAGATCTATGAATATTTTCTAACAGTCAGATCTAATTAAAAGTTAGTTCAAATCCAAAGAAAAGTTTAGATATGACAATAATAAACGAAGAAATTGCATATATGAGAAATCAGATCTATAAAATCTCAAATGTTagagaagaaacaaattaaacaaaactCTCACAATAATGACCTACACtctctcaaaatcatgattatTTATGTCTCATTAATTTTGATCGATTTATTGGATGGATATATATGAGTTAATTTAATATGTGCTGCTAATGTTGTGGCCTTGTGGGATGTGGTAATGGTGGTCATTTAACAGCTCTAATATATGCCATTAATGTTGTGGCCTCTGGATGTGGCAGTGGTGGTCATGGTGACCTGGTGCTCATATGTCCACTCAGCGTCCAAAAGTAGGAAAATGGGGCCTCACAAGTTTCATTTGGTACGAGTACGAGTTGAtgtaaattaataatttattcttaatttacATTAAATTGTTCTTAATTTACACTAAATGATAATAATCAACTTATATCAAAATATACCTGATTTAtaccaaataataataaattaacaTATAATAAAATGCACCTAATTTACATCAAATTGAAATTGATTCACATCGAAATCTTACTAATTTATGTTAGAGGTCAACTTACACGAAATTATGCGAAACATAAATTGTGAGGCCCCGGAACCAAAAAGTAGAGGCAAAACGAAATCTCTTCTTTCACTCTAAGGCGGATTAGACATTTGGgcatttttgtttgtttgtttgtatTATTTTTTCTATTCACTAGTTGGGACTTAAAGAGTTTTGAACGGTACAATAACTCAAGTGCACCAACGGTGGAGGTTTAGCATTTTATGGTCATTTGTGAATAAGGCACAATCTATCAAtctaaaataataaaacttataatttattatGAAAAGCATTGTCTTAACTGCACATAAAAATTAATATGTAGAAgaattttaatatatatatatatatatatgtgagtAAATTATTGACAATTACTAACATAATTTTGGATATTTAttccaacaaaaagaaaacaatatgTTTTTGAGTATGATTGGAACATTTTACCCTTTATTATAAGGATAAACAAGTTAGCATAAAAGGTGACAAAAAAGTGAAAACCAAGAGAAGACTCATATTTTATATCTACATTATGATTAACGTAAGATTAAGATGTTTGGTTATGAGAAACTAATGTTGAAATTAAAATTGAAGAGTTTGAATAATGAAAGTCCTAATTTAGTCTAGTTTGGTTACCAAGAGAAGAATTAtggaaaggaaaatggaaatATATCCTTTGGTTGAATTATGCATTGtgcaaaagaaatcaaaataaaagaaatgtaaAGGAAATATAGCCAAAATGAACTAGTTTTAGTTTTCACAGGAGAAAAAGTTTAAATTTACAAAGAAGTTTtcgaaaattttcaaatttttcaaaagagaCCCTCCCATCACCCCCAGTTCCGTCCATGAAAGGAAACTTATTTAAAATTAAGCTTCGTCAATCACATAACCATTTAAAACTTCAGACTAGACTCATAATAATTTTCTCGAACAGACATATTTAATGAATCCAAATGACTTTTCAAAATGTTGGACATGAATTCTAAATTTCATGTCTAGAGTCAGCATTGACTTTCGTCATATAGGTCATCCTATCATAAAGAAGTCATTGTTTAATGTAGAAAATTTTATATCAAAAGAGTCTACAAAGAAGATAATGCCCACTTGTCAGTAACAAAGTGGTGATTGcttattcccttttttttttttttttttttttgacaaatcccAGAAACGAGAAAAGTTTGGTTGCCctaaattttataaataataaaaaaattaaactacGTAATTGTTGATTCCATTATTTATTGCAATGCAAAAGTTAGTTAAGTGGATAAAATgggctttcttttttttttttgcttcaacTGAGTAATTTATGAGAAAAAagttatatttttatttctaatAACTTATGCCTATGATATAAAATCTTACATAAAGTGCAAAAATTCTATAGCACAAATTAACATGTGAATGTTAATAGAGTTTTTTTCGGTTTCTGGGAATTAACTCTAACAATTTGATAATAGAAGAGGTTATTTCATATGGCACTCTTATCAGGAATTAAAGAGATAACATCCCAATTGTTCATTAACTATCTGCTAAGCCTTATATAAATACAAGTAAATGTCATAGAAAGTATTCATCTAAGACGCTTTATACTTTTTCTCTCATGGTTAGTTGATAATTGGTAATTCAAAAACTGATTTGACCGTTGCAGTGACTCAATATATAATTCTaaattcaattctttttttttttcaatatgcCATTGCATTGGTGTCCTAGGTAGCATACATTCAGCTTGAATTAATATGCCTTCTTACGCATGGAAGTACTTCAAAGAACACAACCAATGACAACATTAGTACTCACCCTCGAGGCCAAGAAAACCGATAAGTTTGCTAGGATTTTCAAACGAACTAATAAGTTTGCTAAAAGGTACATATTTCATGAACTTGTAAGTTTTGCCAAAAAGAAAAGGCCAGCTAGACTTAAAAGTTTGCAAAATTTGTTACTAAATTAAAAAGATAACTTTTGTAGGAAAAGtagtgagttttttttttttttagtcacAAACCTGTATACAGGGAGGGATGCCAGCCTTGAATTTTATTAATACtctgaaaaaataaaagaggagGGGTACATAAACCAAAAACTCCTATTACATGAGcttaaaacaagaaataaagagTACTACTCGGTTACGGCAATTGATCTAATATATGGAAAATGAAACTATCTAGAAAAACTAGAGACCTAATGTGCCGAGGAAGTTGCGCAACAGAATGGAAAAGAAAAGTATCTGTAAAGCATAAAGCTGCCAATGAATCTGCTACAGCATTGGCCTCTCTGTAAATATGGTGCACGATTGCTAAGAGCTGTCCGAGCATATCCTTTATGTGTTGCACCACATTACACAGCCGTCACTTAGGGGTAGCAGAAGAAGAAACCAGTTGATGAAAGAGCCCGCGAATCAACCTCGGCATCAACTCCCTGCAAGTGTCTAGAAGTACAAATTTGCAAACCGGACTGTAAAGCAGCTGCCTCAGCCTCCAAAACTCCCATGCTGCCAAGCTCATTGACGAAAGCAACCACTACCCTACCCTGATAATCACAAATAACACCACCACCTGATGCTCTCCCATTCTTGACGCTTGCATCAGCATTCAATTTATACCTTCCTTCAAAGGGAGCTTTCCACCAAATTGCTAGCCCCCAAAGTTTCCGTGGCTGCTGGATCACGAAAGATGAAGCTAAAAGGAGTTATGATCACCTTGAATTTGAGCATCAGTAATTGGCCAAGAAGCTCCAAGAAGTTGCAAGAAAGACTTGACTCTATAAATCACAGAATCTGCTCTCATTGCCTCTCCTCGAAATCTCGCTTCATTCCTCGAACACCACAGAAACCAAAAGTTACAATCGGCAGTAGACACCTAACAAGATCCAACGAGGTGGCAGGAAAGGAAAGAACCCATTGCATGACAGTCGAACTAGCACACGTATGCTGCATATAAGGCAGGCCAAAAGCGTGCAAAAAATATTTCCACACTTCCACGGCAATCCCACCAGCAAAGAAGAGGTGCAGCACAATCTCCTCCTCCTCGCAGCATTCACATTTGATGCCAATGACATCCCTCTTCGCTGCAACACGGTGTCAAGAGGTAAGAATCCATACAGCACTCTCCACGCCAGGAAGGAGTACTTGATTGGAAGCATTGGGTTCGAAATCACGCTATGAACTAGAGAAGAGCTTTTCCTCTTTCGGACCAGCTCATAGGCAGATTGGGAAGAAAAAGTGCCTAATGGAGAAGCATTGCACACTACTACATCATGCTGCGAAGGCCGAACCCTTAGTTGCACTATAGAAGGAATAATCCCAATGGCAACCATTGACAAAGTTGGGAAACATTCCAAGAATCTCCCTGCCACAACTCCCGGACTCTTAGCTGCGGCGGGTCCTCCATGATGCTGAGATTGATAAGCGGGGCATGAAGAGCCCAGCAATCCATCCAAAAATCCATATCCCCACAACCTAACTGCCTGAACATTTGCTGATCAGCAGCATCTCGGATAGAGCACATTCGTCTCCACGTATGCGACCCACAATTCCCATTAACCTCTATAGGATGACCCCTGCTAATATATTTTTCGAACATTAATTCTGCCCAAAAAGTATTTCTTTCTTGCAGCCGCCACCATAACTTCATGCTGAGGGCATCGACCTGATCCGAGAGTGATTTGAACCCCGGACCACCCTCATCCACTGGGTaacaaagatcttcccaagatTTCCAGTGcattcttttgctctccaaggAGTAATCCCACAGAAAGCTATTAAGAACTCTGCCCAGTGCAAGTAAAAAATTCTTTGGTGGAGCAAGAACTTGCatcaaaaaaatagaaatagatGTTAGGACATGACAAATGAGGATGATTTTACCCCCTGGAGACAAGAATTTTGTAGACCAGCCCTGAACTCTAGCCCGAACCTTTGCAAGGATGCTATCAAACAAAATCGATCTCACTTTTCCAAGTGCTAGCAGCGCCACGAGATAAGTTATAGGCAACTTATCACGCTTAAATCCCAATACTAAAGAGACCAAATTAACTTTTGCCGGAGATGCTTTGTCGGAGCAAACAAAGGCGCTCTTAGAAACATATTAATCTTTTGCCTCGACACTGACTGATAAAGGTCCAAAAAAAGGCTTTCAGCTTCACTAGCACTGGTCTTGAAATTCGTGTAAACAAAATGGTATCATCAGCAAATGACAATACCGGAACAGGCAGACCTTTAGATTGATAAAACATCCTTTCACCATCATTAAAAAGCTTATGAACCCCTCGCACCAAGAATTCTACAGCCAAAATGAAAAAGGGCGGAGACAGTGTGGATCCCCTTGCCAAACTCCACGAAAAGATTTTAAAAACCCGAAGATTTGCCATCGAGAACCAATTATTTGAAAGAGTTCAGAAAACTAAATCAACGAACAAATTCCCAAACCCGAATTGCCGTAACATCGACATGATAAACGACCAATCCAACCTATCGTAGGCCTTCTCCATGTCCAACTTGAGAATCAGATTCGGTTCTTTTACCTTTTTTATTAATGTCAGAAACTAACTCTTATGCGACTAGAATGTTGTCCTCTATATGCCTGCCCGGAACAAAACCCGCTTGAAAAGGCGAGACGATCTCTGGCAACACCTTATTCAACCTAGTTGACAAGATCTTTGAAAGAAGCTTGGAACAGACATTGCAAAGACTTATAGGACGTAAGTCTTTCCAATGTACAGCCCCCAATCTTTTTGGTATCAACACCCTTGGGCTGAGAAAAGCCGTGGAAAAAATCCATTACTGCCTCCGTTAGATCCCCTTTAATTATCTCCCAACATGCCTGATAGAATAGAGAGGAAAACCCGTCTGGTCCAGCGGCGTTGTCTGTTGATACCAAACACAGCGCTCTTCACCTCTTTCTCCGTTGGCAAAGCTTCCATTTTACTTTTGAGTTCCGTTGGCAAAATAGTAAGTTAAACTagatattttgtacaattttcTAACGAAGTAGAAAATATTGCCAGAAGGGTAATAAGTTAGACTAAAAGTTGACAAGATTTTTCACCAAATTTTGgtagaaaaaagaagaatattAAACTACACATTCTGTGAGGttcttttttttagtttgagggGAGACTCCAACTTTACAAGAGGAAAGTGGGAAATGAAAGGTTTGAC
This sequence is a window from Coffea eugenioides isolate CCC68of chromosome 7, Ceug_1.0, whole genome shotgun sequence. Protein-coding genes within it:
- the LOC113777165 gene encoding uncharacterized protein LOC113777165, whose amino-acid sequence is MEALPTEKEVKSAVFGINRQRRWTRRVFLSILSEFLVRGVHKLFNDGERMFYQSKGLPVPSAFVCSDKASPAKVNLVSLVLGFKRDKLPITYLVALLALGKVRSILFDSILAKVRARVQGWSTKFLSPGGKIILICHVLTSISIFLMQVLAPPKNFLLALGRVLNSFLWDYSLESKRMHWKSWEDLCYPVDEGGPGFKSLSDQVDALSMKLWWRLQERNTFWAELMFEKYISRGHPIEVNGNCGSHTWRRMCSIRDAADQQMFRQLGCGDMDFWMDCWALHAPLINLSIMEDPPQLRVRELWQGDSWNRRGMSLASNVNAARRRRLCCTSSLLQPRKLWGLAIWWKAPFEGRYKLNADASVKNGRASGGGVICDYQGRVVVAFVNELGSMGVLEAEAAALQSGLQICTSRHLQGVDAEVDSRALSSTGFFFCYP
- the LOC113777164 gene encoding uncharacterized protein LOC113777164, producing the protein MHPSRAAFQRPPLSWCGLDTIRDVAERQIHWCLGRGFVDFWHDRWLGDETIVEMLGFHNPLHMLVAEFIVQDEWNVFSQLEDKMIWLPSSLGLFRVKSAWDPLRSKKNSSMGVALPSRCHCCFSHEESFSHLFLTGPAASEVWDWASRQFGVLDLMHSSLSAMFMSWLCSIGLGSLDHIRTAMPAIVIWFLWKVRNRARHEGVPFQSRQVILDIESFVVQLGQAGVLMPKHFIRDLEHPWAPTKGIRSKRFKVCAVAWSRPPLNMLKLNTDASVFGARASGGGLVRDHTGHLIFAFYKEFGEVDTLTAEGLSLWHALLYCKERNLTGLLAEVDSEVLVHFLLFSDTSKWPLCYTLHRIQSLLVELSSTVRHIFREANSCADKLAGGKHPTDTVFSSVHQLPPTVRATLQLDRWEVPFTRSWVVK